The stretch of DNA TTGAGGTGGGGGAGTTTTAActtatccatttaaattatattaagacttaaagttctgcataattaaaggcgcagccacttgagtgacaggtgggttGCCCCCGCTGTCACCGACTTCGCGATAGGAGGGCGTGGTTtaagcaaccagctcccgcctttttgcccattttcgattatctggTACTGACGTGCGGTACCTACGCCCACTTTTAGCTTTAAAAAGCACTAGCACTTCGCAAACCTATGGCTGACGTCATGGACACTACGTCCAACTTTTTACACGGTCTATggaataaacatgtttttaaatttatattaaaatttattttaaatggtaataatatttcacaatattactgttttactgtattttgatcaaataaatgcagccttgcatttaataaaaaaatccaacCCTATAGTACTAAACTATAGTAGTTTAGTAGTTTTCTGCTATGCCTGTGAACGTCTGTTAACATGACTGTGCTTCCCTCTATTGGACAGATCAGCATTCTGTCACAAACCAGCATGAATGTTGCTTTGTGTAACGGATTTACATAAAACACACTGTTTATATACCATCAGTGTCCTACAATGTTAACTGCAGAACTCTAACAATATTTGAAGCCacacaatatacatttataaagaaGTCTAACTGAAACAAATGAcagcatttcaaaatatattactttaataagaacattttttttaaataaagttaaataaagttaacaaaacaatgaagaaaaacttttcttttttctataaTGCTAACGGCATGGaaaagtaatgtttttaaaagaacctTTCCCAGTACATAAGGATAAATCATGAAATAGACAATTTTAATATTACTAGATAGAGCTTTACATAAAAGATAAAGTGATTATGTGTAAAGTTATCTCTCGTTTTAACTACACAAAATGGGGGTCTATTTATAAAACCAGTGCTTGAATCCTAACCCATAAAGCATTTGTGTAATTCCAAATACCCTTTAAGATCATGTCACATGATCAATACCCTGCATTAAATCTGTACATATCCGTAAATAAGACATTTATCAGAACAGTACTATACACCACACCCAGCTACAATATTCAACTTAAAATGGCTTGTTTTAAAAGAATCTATGGTTTTAAACTATACAgctaaaatattacataaaatagatGGAAAAATGTGCCCTGTTCGAATTTCACAGTGCATAACCAAGCAAGGATAGACATCTGTCTCTGACCCATAACAGTAGCTGGTTTTCTGATTTGCACTGACTTTCCTTTTATTCCAAACCcatattgaaattattattgCACAACCAGTGCAAACCCTTAGAGGCTTATGAAAGAAAACAATACAATGtaaatcaaacataaaaaaagctcCACATCTTGCTTCCATCAGAATATATACTTGCCGGGTGGGTTACATTCCTGCAGTTTTTAAGCACTTTTTCCAGTCAGCTGAAGTGTACGCCTAATCCATACATAAATCACCACTCCAGGGTCTGCTGGTTCAGTCTTAACCTGAAGACTGCATCATAAAGTACCTGATGTACTTGGAAAAGTCTGTTTTTATATCAAAATGTTGTGGATACTAGCATGTATcatctgcaaaaacaaaaaagacagacATGAATTCAGCATGCAGAGAGAGCAAAGCAAACAAAGTGATTTGAACTTTGGTCAGACACTAAAATAACTTGCATCAAAAGACGTTTTATAGAAGATGACGGGACACACTCACCATGATACCACCACTTGGTTTTCTTTGGATTCTTATTACATGTCTTTACATAAAAGGAGTTATCTGGAGGACGTCGCTGAAAAGCAAACCGTTTATTAGACGTATAAATGACCATAATAAATGAATTTCATTACCCTTCCCCAATTTGGTTAATTAAAGGTTACATTTACCTTTTCTTTGCAGCTtgaaagcatgctaataatgctcaaacaaacagattgCACAGACAGAGCTGGTGACCAGTCCTCCGTTAAAATAGATAAACAGATGTGACCGTTGCTATAGACGTGCGGATGGACGGGTATATTTTCTCCAGTGAACATTACCTAGAAACAATATATATTAGCAACAAGCATTTAGCTTTTACACATAGACAAAAAAAACCCCTCCaacatattttaaaagattcagaGTTTACCTGAGGTGAATCAAAAGGATATCGACCACTGAATTTGAAGAGGAGCTGAAACTTCTCTCCTTCATAGAGAGTACCTGGAGCACCTTCCATATCTATAAACCACCTGGACAGACACAAAGCTGTGTATGAGAACACAAGCACTGATTCCCTGCATGTTAACTCATTCAGTACAGAaacttaaaaagttttaagttagtctacccagaaatgaaaatgtatctttactcaccctcatgcggTTCCAAACACATGAGACTAtagttcatcttcaaaacactaTTGAAGCTATTTTAATGAAACCTGGGCAATTTTTGTCCAATCGGCCAAGTGTTCAATGATTTTAAAGGttataaaaacatgcatgtgaTGCAAATATGTTTAAGCTTTTGTTTACTACTTTTTAAGTGTTCTATGTATGTGTCAATCAATTTTTGTCAATTATAAATGcgttaggggggggggggggtgaaatgctcgttttcactcaatatcctattaatcttgagtacctatagagtagtactgaatccttcataactccaaaaagtctttatttttattttattcataagagaaagatagtctgtaccgatttttcccggaaaaacacgaccgactggaggcgtgacgtgtgggcggagctaaagaatcatgagcgccagtaggcttttgcattgaaagcgtttggaagctgtgacattaccgtgaggaaaaaacagtcagattcagccgtttatttatgatccagaatcagatccagaggctgaaactgaacgagagcagcagcagcaatgagtcgctccgagcggggctcgaacccgggtctccggcatgggaggggacgaactaacaaggaggcagagatatttgaagcaattttactcaccgcctgcggttccaacacacgatagtgaccctttttcgttgggactgcattatccttaagaaataaacgatgtgcaaatccatcatcaaactgggccttgtttgtaaaacaagcatcttcgaaatggggaaaaacacaaacacttggacaactccgttgatgctctgtaaaaataaactccatccactggtcccttaatgcttaatgtttttctttggtaatctgtgcagggttgtcttgccctggcaaccaaaaacacactccttttgtgacatttcgcgaggctctcgctctgatcagtgattgtctgtgttcagcctctcagtgctctgctatacgggagagcgcgctcttccggcagaagtgccttaggacccatataaggaaattccgctccatctaacgtcacacagagccatactcgaaaaaaactttccaaaacttgtgacaaaccggaaggagtatttttggaacagaaatactccttcaaacgtacaacttaatttttgaaactttgtccatgttatcatgggaatccaactctttaacagtgtaaaaaactcagtatgcatgaaatagcatttcaccccccccccccccctccctcccctTTTAATGTTTCTTCAAAAGACTTGGATACTGATAACATTTACAATCCcttcataaactttttttttcccctaGTAAAAGTTTGGGTCAAATGGACAGAAATAtatcagatttcataaaaatatatctcCATTTGTGTTTCAAGGATGAATTAAAGTCTCATAAGTTTgcaatgacataagggtgagtaaatgaaactGAAGTAGTACTTTAGTACTCAGAAGTGGAGGAAGATAATCCTGGGCCACATACTTCACACTTCTGTCATTTTCAACAAGAAGACCCGGTTGACATACTGATTAAACATTATGAAGTCaaagtgagtaaataaataaaataatggatgaattgttcacaaatAAATCTATTTCATGAATTTAGAAAATACATGCATTTTCATGGCATGCCAACTTTAAGGAAAGGTTAGTTTGTCTAAATATAATCCGGTTTCAGATGCTTGACTGCTCGATCTTGCCTCTTCACACATCTCAGGACTTACTCCGTGATTGTGTTCTGCACACTTCTCTCATTAAGAGTCATTCCAGGGGGTGGATCGCTTTGCAACGCCATCAATTCCTTTTGTAATCGCTTCTGAAAGGCGAAAACAGCTTGATTTAAGTGATGCCTCAAAGTAAGAACAAGGAGAGCCCTCATTACATCACTCTAAACCACTAATTCATCATTTTAATACAAAGGGTATCATTTTAAACACTTCCCCTTAATTTGAAACCTATTGTCCGAAAAGTACTGAAAAATACAACTAGCAAAGAGACTGCTAACAGCGAGCTAGTCATACAAACGAGTTGCATTGCTATAGAAGCTAGCGAATTAACAGCATTATTTACAGCTTCGGAAGAACTCTGCTAACGTTTCATAATTCCAGTTTGACATCTCTTTATAAGTATCGTCTTCTACCTCCACAACAGTGTGTGATATGACAGCACAGAGTTTGCTGGATTGTCAGAATGACTGAACGTTAGCTAACAAAGTAAACAAATGTGCGTACAAATGAAACAGCTGACTGTCCTGGGTTTAGATTGGCACTGGCAGGGACAGTGGACGAAACCCGGTACGTGTCACAGCTATGtgtgaaaaaattatttatattgttatctGAAAAATAGTTGCTTTTTTATGTAGAGAGACTCTCACCTGCATAGACGCCATGATGAAAGTCCCGGTAGAGAGGCGATTGGCCGAGTGACGTCTGATCAGCCGCAATGCAACAACACGAACAGTTTACAAGGTTTAGACGGAGGTACTACAGGTGAACATGCTAACATCCACTTACACTAACCGAAACACtctaaaaatactattttttacataagaaaaaaaaaacaattgtattgTAACGTAATGTGCTTATTAACTATCAGACATCATTTAAATCGGGAGACTGTTCTTGTTGCCACACTGTTGTCTCCAGTAAATAATGCTCGGTGTGGTTTTATTTTTACGAGTCAGTTTTACTTTAGGTACTTACCTTGAATCGATTAATTTACTCCGTTATAGCAGAAAACATTGAGATTTTGCGACAACGTGCCCCGGTATAAATAAGTTGTCACGTGCTCTAACAAGTAACACAGATAAAAGTGAACTAATGTtcactaaaaaataaagaaaataaagtaaagatGAACGCATTAAAGGAAATATACAAAATAGTGaccaataataaattatatattttaaacatgaaatgttttaatgtcatattttatttatttattagacatTTGGATATTTTCCTTAACCTTTATAAGTCATTTATACCTGCAGGATATTACTATCATAGTAAACCTAGCTAAAATTATCACTAGGTGTCATTTACTTTCAAAAAAAGCAAAAGGATGCCAAGTTCCCCATGGAGAACAGaataaatattcaattaaaactGTTAAAGGATACTTATTTTTAATCACTGTTtgatttaaagtgatagttcaccccaaattttacattttgtcataatttaatgCCTACCAAACTAAAAATTTACTGGCCTCCATTGTCTTCCAtaggaaaaacataaaaaaaaaatagggggggggggggggggggggggttgttacaCACAAgtctgtttggttacccacattcttcaaaatgccttcttttgtgttccacagaagaagaaaaaattcaTACAGGTGTGGAACAACTTGTGATTAAAGGAcggcagaatttttattttgggataACTATCCCAGGGTTACGTGCACATTTGTAATTCacaaagcagaaaaaaattaaCAACATATTTTCAAGAACAGCTGATTTTATTCATTAAACAACTGATGAATGACCACTGCGGTCAATTACAAGACTTTTTTTGAGGACTCCACATGCAGAAAAgttataacaaatctatttcaactgAATTTTTTACTTGTTAACACAAACAGATACTTTATAAAATTGTCTGTCAGGTTGACTctagtcattaaaatatttaatatgagaGCATCACTTCATGCATCTTTATTTTGCAATACATAAATTATCAAGTTAATACTGTGTCAaagcttaaaataataaaaagtaaaatcaaaATACCTTAGATATCCACTAATAaaagagcaataaaaaaaaaccagGGGAAAATTACAGGTTAATATAACAAATGACCAAACACAGTTATATTTTGAATTCAGCACACCAGATCTCCGTTTGCATACCTAAACgtattaaagcaataaaataaaccaataatatTTTGCTTTTCATATTTATTCTGCATTACAGACGTGTATATGAGTGTTTCTTTTTCATGTTTAACAATCTAAGAAGTTCGCAGCCATCAGAAGCTCCAGTGCTATCTCTGGGGCAATGGGAAATTCTGGGATTTCTGTTGAACTATTAGTATAGCGGACTTTATATGTAAAGTACATGCACACTTTAGAAAGAACGTGAGATGGGATCTCTCGAAAGTTGACCTCATTTGTTTCATTCTCAGCAAACTGGCCTGAAAAACAGACAAAGCTATGTTACCATCACATTAatgctttattaaaattaacacaaaaaagagagaaaaattacacacaatatgtaaaacaaaataaaatttaaagaaATGCAGAGAACGTGGAATAACTACTGTGGGGCAAATGTCAGTAAGGATCCTACAGTAGAAGGAAAACAATAATACTAAATACATGATTCTAAATAAACAATGCAGCACTTATTTAAAATCTAAGAAAATGGTGATCTATTTAAATTAACCTAATCCActgttattaatttctttttcaaCAAATACCCACCAGGACCACTAAGCATAGCTTTGATTGTTCCAGACGTCAGAGCGTGTTCTCTCTTCACGATAAACTCATGGCCATCAGAGGAGATCAACTTCACATACATGGCATCTGGCCCTTCACATCCACCATAGCTTTTTTCTTCTCCATCTAAAAGGGATTAATTTGATCATACGCTCAATCCAACAATTTAATATCAtgcaggggggaaaaaaacagtaattgtaTCCTTTAAtctaagaaatgtattttaaaagttttattttcccAATAACACAAACTCACTAGGTCCAGGATAAAGtactttattaatttgtttaccaaaacataaaatagctTACCCATTTTTACCACCGTCCCTTGTCAATCTCTGAAATACACAGGTTTAAATTGAAAGAAATTAACCccacaaaaatataatgcaaCGTTAGTAACACCATACCGTCTATAGATGTTCATGAAAATGCATGCAAAGAACCAAATAACTCTGTAGTCTGTTTTATAGTGACAATAACGGTTATTTATATTGAGATTTGGCACAAAATAAAAGAGCTCCACTAGTCCAGTGAATGCCTGGGCCATGCATGCATTACAATAAATCATAGTTAGCTCAAGCACAGCGTACAAATCTGACGTGTCTTTCCGTAAATATTCCAGTAGACATCATTCGCACGAATCAAGATTAAATAGTCATACTTAAATACACTATATAATGTCTCACCTCACTAAGATCGAGCTTGTCAGGGATATTTCTCAGTTTTCTCTCCGATAAGCGTCTGGAAACTGCTTTCTCTGTTGTCACTGCCGACAACAGGAAACATTTGCTCGACACAGAATCGATGCACTTCtgatattacaaaataagagtcGTCCTCAGtatgtgttaataataaaaaacacataagaATTGCGTGTTTTCGGTTGAAGTATCTTTTAAGTGtaatgtgtaaaatatatatacttcTTCACACCAGTGCGGTGTTTGAGCAGCCCATGTTTAGATGGACTGTTGTGTGCTCACCAACCAAATTGCTTCCGGTGTTTAGTGGGCTTGCTGTTGCTGTCTGAGGAAGTAGGAAAATCTCCACATGAAATAATGTATCAGCTTGGGATTTTGCGGGGGTTTCGGCGTCTGTCAAAACACCAGCAACAGATCATCAGAAACCTTCAAGTTGCTGTTCGTCCGACACTACACAACAATGTGAATATCTGCCAATCTCATGCTCTGCTCTTAAGAAGGCGGGAACATTTGCTGAATGAGAACCAAAGGTCATTTTTGAAAGTCCATGCAGAAAAGGTACCTAGTAGAAGACTACCAAATATGCCATTTGATGTTAACCTTTCTGTACATTGTACAATTGTTTATGTAGACTGTGTCCATAACCATAGACTGACTggctgaacaaaaataaaataaaaatcaggttgttatttatttatgctttcaTTATTTGAATGAGTAAAGAAGTGTCCAAACACATAAAATACGctcaatatttttattctgtttatttattattatataaaataattgaaaattatttaaaaacctgTACTGTATAAACACCTAAAAAagaaactgcaaaaataaataaaatttaaatgtaaaaaaatgtaaatccacaTGCACATTCACATTATCTATTTAGgtgctattaaaaaaaagtgattctgacattatatatatagctttaaaaaaatacttgatGATTCAAATACAactgctttcattttattttaagaaaaaaataacaacaacaacaatctaaacattttaatttaaaatctgaaaaaaaatctttttttttttctgaagtgcTACTCTTAATAGATCTGAATGTTTGTAGGTCCTGCCATATTGTGCTGTTAGATGGTATAACCCCTTACCAGTCGAGCGTGAAGATGGAGAACTGATCTACACGGGCAACCTGGGAAAAGCTGTCCTTGGTAAATTGCCTGGCATATATAACACACATCATTTATACTTGTAGAACATCTCTAAAATAATCTAATGGGTTAAATTTGCACTTTTGTTGTAGGTGTGAAGTTTTTCTCCTACTCCAGCAGTA from Carassius gibelio isolate Cgi1373 ecotype wild population from Czech Republic chromosome B2, carGib1.2-hapl.c, whole genome shotgun sequence encodes:
- the LOC127950769 gene encoding ubiquitin-conjugating enzyme E2 W isoform X1; this encodes MASMQKRLQKELMALQSDPPPGMTLNERSVQNTITEWFIDMEGAPGTLYEGEKFQLLFKFSGRYPFDSPQVMFTGENIPVHPHVYSNGHICLSILTEDWSPALSVQSVCLSIISMLSSCKEKRRPPDNSFYVKTCNKNPKKTKWWYHDDTC
- the LOC127950769 gene encoding ubiquitin-conjugating enzyme E2 W isoform X2, producing the protein MALQSDPPPGMTLNERSVQNTITEWFIDMEGAPGTLYEGEKFQLLFKFSGRYPFDSPQVMFTGENIPVHPHVYSNGHICLSILTEDWSPALSVQSVCLSIISMLSSCKEKRRPPDNSFYVKTCNKNPKKTKWWYHDDTC
- the LOC127950770 gene encoding elongin-C; this encodes MDGEEKSYGGCEGPDAMYVKLISSDGHEFIVKREHALTSGTIKAMLSGPGQFAENETNEVNFREIPSHVLSKVCMYFTYKVRYTNSSTEIPEFPIAPEIALELLMAANFLDC